The genomic segment GAATGGGTGCCACGGCTCCGCTATGCGTACGCCGATGCCTTGCTCGACGCTGGTCGCAAGGAAGAAGCGATTGAGTGGTTCCACCGCACGGTTGCTGTTGACGGCAACCAGGCGACGGATGCTCACGAGCGCCTCGTTGACCTGGGCGAATAGTCCACAGGCGCTCGACGATTTGTCCGCGTCCACAGCACGAAATCTGCACTCTGCCCCTCGCCATTGGTGAGGGGCAGAGTCGTTTCATGACCCAAACACACAATCACGTGAGCTTGGCGGGCCGCGTGTCCGCTAGTCCAGAAGCCCACATCCTGCCCAGTGGCGACGAGGTCGTCTCGTTTCGCCTGATCGTGCAGCGGAGTCCGGCTGCACGGCGACGGTCCAAGCAACCTGTCGACACGATCGACTGCGCTGCCTGGACGACTGCCATGAGGCGTGCTGTTCGAAAGCTCGAAGCCGGAACAGAGGTCGTGGTGACCGGCGAGATCCGCCGACGATTCTCGCGAGGAGCGAGCGGACCGACCAGCCGCGTGACGGTTGAGCTCGATTCGTGCCAGAGGGCTGAGCGAGCGTCAGACAAGGCGGCGGTAGCCTCATCGTCATGACCTTGGGCTCGAGCGACCGACCGTTGAGCAGGGCCTACGACCTTGCGATGCTCGACCTTGATGGGGTTGTCTACGTCGGCCCGGATGCCGTGCCTGGTGCAGTCGAATCTCTTGGTGCAGCGCGAGCGAGTGGCACGCAACTGGCGTACATCACGAACAACGCTTCGCGGACGGCTGCCGAGGTTGCTTCGCATCTGCGCGAGCTCGGCTTGTCGGACGCCGAAGACGGTGACGTGGTCACCTCCGCCCAGGCCGTCGCGCATCTCGTTGCCGATGCACTTCCAGCCGGTTCGCCCGTGCTTTTGGTGGGCGGGGAAGGACTGCGTCAGCCTCTGGAAGAACGTGGTCTGCGATGCGTGGCGACGTTAGATGATGGTCCGCTCGCCGTGGTCCAGGGGTTCCACCCGGATGTCAGCTGGGTCCAGCTGGCAGAAGCGTCCTATGCCATCGAGGCCGGTATTCCGTGGTTCGCGAGCAACACCGATCTCACGATCCCGACAGCTCGTGGAGTCGCACCTGGCAATGGCTCACTCGTCCAAGCGATTTCCAACGCGACCGGTACGAAGCCGACTGTTGCGGGCAAGCCCGAAGCAGCGCTGTTCCGCGAGACGCTCGAGCGCTTTGGTGGCGAGCGACCGTTGATGGTTGGCGATCGCCTCGACACCGACATCGATGGTGCGATCGGAGCCGACATCGACACACTGTTCGTGCTCACAGGGGTCAACGGTCTGCAGGATGTGATCGATGCCGGCGTCGGACATCGGCCGACCTACATCTCGTACGACCTGGGCGGGCTGAACGAAGCGCATGCACCCATCCAGATCGAGGGATCGACGGCACGTTGTGATGGGGCATCGGCGCAGGTCAGTGATGGTGTCCTGACCATCGAGGCGGCTGACCGCAGCACATCGGGTTTCCGTGCAGCCGTGGGACTCGCGTGGCATCTTGCCGATCACTCCGGCCAACACGTACGGCTCGATGGGACAATGAAGCCATGACCGAGACGCCTGCCGACGACGTGACGACCCCCGAGCCAGAGTCGGCCGAGGTGGAGTCAACAGGCAACGAACGAATCGACGAGGCTCTCAAGCGACTCGAGTCACTCGACGAGCTCGACATCAACGACCACCCGGAGCAATTCGACGCCATCCATCAGGCTCTCCGTGAGTCGTTGGCAAGCGCAGGTCGTGACGGGGACGCACCGGAGTCACCATGACCCGTCGGCTTCGACTCGACGCTGAACTCGTACGTCGAGGACTGGCGAAGTCGCGCGACCACGCCGCGACATTGATCGGTGAAGGATCGGTTTCTGTCGCAGGCTCGGTGGCGACCAAAGCAGCCACGGGAGTCACCACGGACCAGGCAATCGTGGTGCGCACGAGCTCGGGACCGACCTATGCATCTCGCGGCGCCCACAAGTTGTTGGGTGCACTCGAGGTCTTCGAACCTCTGGGCCTCAACGTCGAGGGACGTCGGGCGCTCGACGCCGGTGCCTCGACCGGTGGGTTCACCGATGTTCTGCTGCGCAAGGGCGTACGCGAGGTGGCTGCAGTCGACGTCGGCTACGGACAGTTGGTCTGGGCACTGCAGTCCGACGATCGTGTTCACGTCTTCGATCGCACCAACATCCGCAACATCGAGGCAGGTGACATTGGGGGAGAGGTAGGGCTCGTCGTGTCCGATCTGTCGTTCATCTCCCTTACGGTGGTCATGCCGGCATTGACGCGGGTGTGCGAGGACGGAGGCGACATCGTGCTGATGATCAAGCCGCAGTTCGAGGTTGGCAAGAGCAACCTCGGCAAGAACGGCGTGGTCCGCGATCCACTTCTGCATGCCGATGCCGTCCACCGCGTGTGCTTGTCAGCCTCGGAGCTCGGATGGGGGACACGCGCGTTGGCGCCGAGTCCGCTTCCGGGTCCTGCCGGCAACGTCGAATACTTCTGCTGGCTGCGCACGGACGCCGAACCTCCCTCGATTGATGCTGCCCATGACGTTGTCGCGGCCGGCCCGCTCGACACTTCGAGGACGCCATCATGAGGACGATCCTGCTTGCGGTGCATGTCGCTCGCGACGAGGCCACGAAGATTGCTGCGGCCTTTGCGGCTGATCTGCGGGCTGAAGGTCTCGACGTACGCATCCTCGACACAGAAGTTGATCAACTCAGGGCCGCGGGTCTTGAGGCGACTGATGTTGTCCCGTCGGCTCCTGGGGCTGCTCAGGGCTGCGAGCTCGCGGTTGTGTTCGGTGGTGATGGCACGATCCTGCGCGCCGCCGAGCTGTGCCGAGGCACCGATACGCCGGTGCTCGGAGTCAACCTGGGACACGTCGGCTTCCTGGCTGAGGCCGACGCCGAAGATCTGCACGACGTCGTACGCGGCGTTGTGGATCGCAGCTTCACCGTCGAGGAGCGTTTGACGGTCGATGTCGCGGTCACGGTGGGCGGCGAGATCGTTGCGACCAACTGGGCACTTAACGAAGCATCCGTCGAGAAGGCGGCCCGCGAGCGCATGCTTGAGATCGTCGTCGAAATCGACGGTCGGCCCGTGTCTCGCTGGGGCTGCGACGGTGTCGTCTGTGCAACGCCAACCGGCTCGACCGCATACAACTTCAGTGCGGGCGGACCGATCGTCTGGCCCGAAGTTTCGGCGCTGCTGATGGTTCCGATCAGTGCTCATGCTCTGTTCGCGCGACCACTCGTGGTTTCGCCCGACTCGACTTTGGCAATTGAGATCGTCGGCGAGCAGTCCACTGGAGTCCTGTGGTGCGACGGTCGACGTGCGGCTGATTTGCCGTTCGGCGCACGAGTCGAGGTCCGCAAGGGCGCGACACCCGTACGTCTGGCACGCCTCCAGCCCGCATCGTTCACGGATCGCCTCGTGCGCAAGTTCGACCTCCCCATCAATGGCTGGCGCGGAGCAGCTGAGCGTCGACAGCGCGGTGAGAGCTGATGTGGCAACACCTGCGACTTTCATCGTTGGGAGTGATCGACTCCGCTGAACTCGAGCTGTCCGCGGGATTCACTGTGATTACAGGCGAAACTGGTGCGGGCAAGACCATGGTCGTGACAGCGCTCGGACTTCTGCGCGGCGATCGTGCTGACCTTGGCCTCGTACGACAGGGCGCTGATCAGGCGCGGGTTGAAGCCAGCATTGGCGTTCCTGCGGGAGCGGCGGCCGTCGCGGCAGTTGAAGAAGCCGGCGGTCGGATCGACGACGACGTCGTGATCCTGGGACGCGTGCTGTCTGCCCAGGGCCGGTCGAGGGCACTCGCTGGTGGTGCCACGGTTCCGGCGGCGTTGCTGGCCGAGGTCACCGACGAGCTCGTCGCCGTACACGGTCAATCCGATCAGCACCGCCTGTTGCGTTCGACCGAGCAGCGCTCAGCGCTCGACCGCTTTGCCGGCGCGGAGTTCACCGCTGCTGCTGAGGCCTACGAGCCGGTTTACAGGCGGTGGCGGATCGTCGAGCGAACTCTCAATGAGTTGCGCACGCATGCACAGGAGCGAGCCCGCGAGCTCGACGTGCTCCGCTACGGACTCGATGAGATCGAGCAGGTAGCACCCGAACCGCGCGAGGACGAGACTCTCAAGGCCGACGAGAGCCGGCTTGCCCACTCCGAATCCTTGGCAAGGGCGGCCGATCAGGCGCAACGTGCTCTCGCGGGTGATGGTGATGTGCAGGCGGCACGCACCAAAATCGCCGAAGCATCAACGGCGTTGCGAGAATCCGCCGGGCACGACCCAGCACTCGATGCGCTGGGGGAGCGAGTTCACGAGCTCGGCATCCTGCTCGACGAGGTGGCAACAGAGCTTGCGGCCTACTCCGGTGGTGTTGAGCTCGACCCAGAACGCCTCTCGACGATTCAGGAACGGCGCGCGGCGCTGTCGGGTCTGCAGCGCAAGTACGGGCCAACGCTCGACGACGTAATGGCGTGGGCCGAGAAGAGTGCCGCGAGGCTCAACGAGCTCAGCCACGACGACGCATCCATCGAAGAGCTTGAGGCAGAGCAGGCCCAACTCGTCCCAGAGACGATGCGACTGGCCAAGGTCATGTCGGATCTCCGCACAGAAGCCGCTCAGCGGCTGTCAGGACTCGTCGACACCGAAATCGCACAGCTGTCGATGCCCTCGGCTCGTCTGGTCGTCCAGGTGACTTCTGCGGAGGACGCAGTTCCAGGAGCCCACGGCATCGATGAGGTCGAGTTCCAGTTCGCCGCCAACAGCGGTACGGGACTGCGACCGCTGCACAAGGGAGCAAGTGGCGGCGAGCTTTCGCGCCTGATGTTGGCGCTCGAAGTCGTACTGGCCGATCGCACGACCGTGCCAACGCTGGTGTTCGACGAGGTCGACGCTGGAATCGGTGGCAAGGCGGCAGTTGAAGTGGGACGCCGACTGGCGAAGCTCTCCGAGCATGCTCAAGTCATCGCAGTGACGCATTTGCCTCAGGTGGCCGCGTTTGCGCACCATCACTTCGTCGTGACCAAGGACGACGATGGCACCATCACCAGCAGTTCGGTGGTCGAGCTCGGCGAAGACAATCGCGTCGACGAGCTTGCTCGCATGTTGGCTGGCCAGGAAGACTCCGCAGCTGCACAGGCGCACGCTCGCGAGCTGCTCGAACTCGCGCGCGCCTAGGCCACACGCCGCCGTCGCGCCTCCCGATCATCGCTTGAGGTCCGTGGCAGCATGGTTCGCGATGGCCATCCGCAACCGCAAGACGCCCCTGCCGCCTGAGGCGAAGGGGATTGTGGGCACCGTTCGGTTCGCCCGTCGCGACAAAGATCTCGCCGCCCTCCGTGAGGGCGACATTGCCGTGGTTGACCACCCTGACCTCGACAGTCAGCAGGCCGAGGTGTTGATCGACCGGCGGGTTCGGGCGGTCGTCAACACATCACGATCCAGTTCTGGGCGCATACCCAATGTGGGGCCGCAGATGCTCGCGCACGCGGGAATCACGCTGGTCGACGTGTCCCAGATCGATCTCAGTCTTCGTCTCAAGACCGGCGACACCGTGCGTATTGAGGCCGGCAAGATTTTCAAGGACGAGATCCTGGTTGCCTCAGGGGCGGAGCTCGACCAACAGCGCACCAGCACCGACCTCGCCTCTGCCGAATCCGGCCTCGCCACCAAGCTCGACTCGTTGGCGGCGAATGCGTCTGACCACATTCAGCGTGAGCACGCGATGCTCATTGGCGGCGCACGGATCCCTCGTCTTCGCACCAGACTGCGTCGGCGACCGGTGGTCGTGGTCTCACGAGGACACGATGATGTGGCAGACCTTCGTGGCCTTCGCCGCTACATCCGGGACAGCGATCCCGTCCTGATCGGCGCCGGAGCGGGCGCGGACCTACTTCTGGATTCTGGCTACACGCCCAAGATCGTGATTGGCGCTTTGGACAATCTGTCGGACCGGGCGATTCGCGCCGCCGGCGAAGTGGTCGTGACCACGGCGTCTGGACGCGTCGAGATGCCTGAACGCCTCGAAAAGCACGGCAAGCAGGTGGCCACCTTCGTCTCGACCGGCGCTGACGACGATCTTGCGATTCTCTTGGCAGACACCAACGAAGCATCGGTGATCATCCATGTGGGTGCTCCGGCCGACCTTTCGCAGTTCCTGGATCGGGCTCCGACTGAGGCTGCGCGGATGTTCGTCTCGCGCCTGCGGGCTGGGTCGAAGATCGTCGACGCCAAGGCCGTTCACCATTTCAGCAACGACCGTATGCCGCTCTGGCCCATCACCCTCCTCCTGTTCGCCGGACTGGCTGCCGTCATCACGGCAGTTGGTGTGACTCCGGTCGGACAGGACTGGTTCGACTCGATCGGGTCACAGCTCGGCGACCTCGGCACCTGGATCAAAGGACTTGTCTCGTGATCAACTTCCGCTACCACCTCGTCTCGATTGCGGCGATTCTGCTGGCTCTGGCCGCGGGCATTGCGCTCGGATCTGGCCCGCTGGATGATGCCGGATCCGCGCTGGACGGTGACGATTCGTCGACGACGGCGTCGGCCGATCCTGCGGTGACGTCGTTTGAGTCGGCGTATGCCGCGCGTACGTCGCTCCCGTTGTTCAAGGGAGCGCTCAAGGGTCAG from the Aeromicrobium panaciterrae genome contains:
- a CDS encoding single-stranded DNA-binding protein, coding for MTQTHNHVSLAGRVSASPEAHILPSGDEVVSFRLIVQRSPAARRRSKQPVDTIDCAAWTTAMRRAVRKLEAGTEVVVTGEIRRRFSRGASGPTSRVTVELDSCQRAERASDKAAVASSS
- a CDS encoding HAD-IIA family hydrolase — protein: MTLGSSDRPLSRAYDLAMLDLDGVVYVGPDAVPGAVESLGAARASGTQLAYITNNASRTAAEVASHLRELGLSDAEDGDVVTSAQAVAHLVADALPAGSPVLLVGGEGLRQPLEERGLRCVATLDDGPLAVVQGFHPDVSWVQLAEASYAIEAGIPWFASNTDLTIPTARGVAPGNGSLVQAISNATGTKPTVAGKPEAALFRETLERFGGERPLMVGDRLDTDIDGAIGADIDTLFVLTGVNGLQDVIDAGVGHRPTYISYDLGGLNEAHAPIQIEGSTARCDGASAQVSDGVLTIEAADRSTSGFRAAVGLAWHLADHSGQHVRLDGTMKP
- a CDS encoding TlyA family RNA methyltransferase; translation: MTRRLRLDAELVRRGLAKSRDHAATLIGEGSVSVAGSVATKAATGVTTDQAIVVRTSSGPTYASRGAHKLLGALEVFEPLGLNVEGRRALDAGASTGGFTDVLLRKGVREVAAVDVGYGQLVWALQSDDRVHVFDRTNIRNIEAGDIGGEVGLVVSDLSFISLTVVMPALTRVCEDGGDIVLMIKPQFEVGKSNLGKNGVVRDPLLHADAVHRVCLSASELGWGTRALAPSPLPGPAGNVEYFCWLRTDAEPPSIDAAHDVVAAGPLDTSRTPS
- a CDS encoding NAD kinase; the encoded protein is MRTILLAVHVARDEATKIAAAFAADLRAEGLDVRILDTEVDQLRAAGLEATDVVPSAPGAAQGCELAVVFGGDGTILRAAELCRGTDTPVLGVNLGHVGFLAEADAEDLHDVVRGVVDRSFTVEERLTVDVAVTVGGEIVATNWALNEASVEKAARERMLEIVVEIDGRPVSRWGCDGVVCATPTGSTAYNFSAGGPIVWPEVSALLMVPISAHALFARPLVVSPDSTLAIEIVGEQSTGVLWCDGRRAADLPFGARVEVRKGATPVRLARLQPASFTDRLVRKFDLPINGWRGAAERRQRGES
- the recN gene encoding DNA repair protein RecN, with translation MWQHLRLSSLGVIDSAELELSAGFTVITGETGAGKTMVVTALGLLRGDRADLGLVRQGADQARVEASIGVPAGAAAVAAVEEAGGRIDDDVVILGRVLSAQGRSRALAGGATVPAALLAEVTDELVAVHGQSDQHRLLRSTEQRSALDRFAGAEFTAAAEAYEPVYRRWRIVERTLNELRTHAQERARELDVLRYGLDEIEQVAPEPREDETLKADESRLAHSESLARAADQAQRALAGDGDVQAARTKIAEASTALRESAGHDPALDALGERVHELGILLDEVATELAAYSGGVELDPERLSTIQERRAALSGLQRKYGPTLDDVMAWAEKSAARLNELSHDDASIEELEAEQAQLVPETMRLAKVMSDLRTEAAQRLSGLVDTEIAQLSMPSARLVVQVTSAEDAVPGAHGIDEVEFQFAANSGTGLRPLHKGASGGELSRLMLALEVVLADRTTVPTLVFDEVDAGIGGKAAVEVGRRLAKLSEHAQVIAVTHLPQVAAFAHHHFVVTKDDDGTITSSSVVELGEDNRVDELARMLAGQEDSAAAQAHARELLELARA
- the steA gene encoding putative cytokinetic ring protein SteA, with product MAAWFAMAIRNRKTPLPPEAKGIVGTVRFARRDKDLAALREGDIAVVDHPDLDSQQAEVLIDRRVRAVVNTSRSSSGRIPNVGPQMLAHAGITLVDVSQIDLSLRLKTGDTVRIEAGKIFKDEILVASGAELDQQRTSTDLASAESGLATKLDSLAANASDHIQREHAMLIGGARIPRLRTRLRRRPVVVVSRGHDDVADLRGLRRYIRDSDPVLIGAGAGADLLLDSGYTPKIVIGALDNLSDRAIRAAGEVVVTTASGRVEMPERLEKHGKQVATFVSTGADDDLAILLADTNEASVIIHVGAPADLSQFLDRAPTEAARMFVSRLRAGSKIVDAKAVHHFSNDRMPLWPITLLLFAGLAAVITAVGVTPVGQDWFDSIGSQLGDLGTWIKGLVS